A DNA window from Streptococcus sp. LPB0220 contains the following coding sequences:
- a CDS encoding helix-turn-helix domain-containing protein, translated as MKKRTIGQVLRLSRVNLHLSLQDVSNKTAIGIPYIEALENDEFDLLPSPFYAQIYLKKLAWALGLDESILLTAFREGKELLFDEEILVDDEELHSRKLRQKASWLPILYYLLVSFAILGFVIYIVYFYEFTASVK; from the coding sequence ATGAAGAAGAGAACGATTGGTCAAGTGTTAAGACTGTCAAGAGTAAATTTACACTTAAGTTTACAGGATGTGTCAAATAAAACAGCCATTGGAATTCCTTATATAGAAGCGTTGGAAAACGATGAGTTTGATCTATTACCGAGTCCCTTTTACGCTCAGATCTATCTTAAAAAGTTAGCATGGGCTTTGGGATTAGATGAGTCCATCCTATTGACAGCTTTTCGTGAAGGAAAAGAATTGTTATTTGATGAAGAAATACTTGTAGATGACGAAGAGCTTCATTCAAGAAAATTAAGACAGAAAGCGAGCTGGTTACCAATCCTGTATTATCTACTAGTGAGTTTTGCCATCCTTGGCTTTGTGATTTATATCGTATATTTTTATGAGTTTACAGCATCTGTAAAATAG
- the yfmH gene encoding EF-P 5-aminopentanol modification-associated protein YfmH has product MKIKEKYYESVGEQVYFTRLSNGLTIHLIPKEDYYETYGIITTKFGSVDTRILVNGDERQYPAGIAHFLEHKVFEDENGQDYLKKFVHLGSESNAFTSFTKTSYLFSTTSKVPENIQLLLEMVSKVSFTEKSVSKEREIIQQEIGMYQDSPDYRLFFGALENLYPGTPLADDIAGTRESISDITIDNLRENFDLFYHPSQMHLLVIGNFDVDEVLQVVKEYDLVPLHPSVELERFPVEKNEVRLNQSCRMEVATPKLAIGIRGNDIIKEEEKFRYKLMLKLLFSMMFGWTSQRFQSLYEAGKIDNSLTLEVEVEELFHFVILTMDTQEPVSLSHQFRSAIKQFEKDPDVNQEHLDTIKSEMFGDFLQGLNSLEYSATQFEYFSDGSTSYDLPKILQGISLQDIIKLGRQFIDQAEMVDYMIFQK; this is encoded by the coding sequence TTGAAAATTAAAGAAAAATATTATGAATCAGTTGGTGAGCAAGTTTACTTTACACGCTTGTCAAATGGGTTGACTATTCATTTAATTCCCAAAGAAGATTATTATGAAACCTATGGAATAATCACAACTAAGTTTGGCTCAGTGGATACACGAATTCTAGTGAATGGTGATGAAAGGCAATATCCTGCAGGAATTGCTCATTTCCTAGAACACAAAGTATTTGAAGATGAAAATGGTCAAGATTATTTAAAAAAATTCGTTCATTTAGGATCGGAAAGTAATGCCTTCACAAGCTTTACAAAGACAAGTTATCTTTTCTCAACAACTTCAAAGGTCCCTGAAAATATTCAATTGTTATTGGAGATGGTTTCAAAGGTTTCCTTTACAGAAAAATCTGTATCTAAGGAAAGAGAAATCATTCAACAAGAAATTGGAATGTACCAAGATAGTCCAGACTATCGATTATTTTTTGGTGCTTTAGAAAATTTATATCCTGGAACACCGTTAGCAGATGATATTGCTGGAACTAGGGAGTCTATTTCTGACATTACAATAGATAATCTCCGTGAAAACTTTGATCTATTCTATCATCCCTCTCAAATGCACTTATTAGTGATCGGAAACTTTGATGTTGATGAAGTATTGCAAGTAGTAAAGGAATATGATCTAGTTCCTCTTCATCCATCTGTGGAGTTAGAACGTTTTCCTGTAGAAAAAAATGAAGTAAGATTGAATCAATCTTGTAGAATGGAAGTTGCTACTCCTAAGTTGGCAATTGGAATTCGAGGAAATGATATCATTAAGGAAGAGGAAAAATTTCGTTATAAATTGATGTTGAAATTACTGTTTTCGATGATGTTTGGTTGGACTTCGCAACGGTTTCAAAGTTTATATGAAGCTGGGAAGATTGACAACTCATTGACACTTGAAGTCGAGGTTGAGGAATTATTTCATTTCGTTATTTTGACAATGGATACTCAAGAACCGGTGTCCCTATCTCATCAATTTAGGTCAGCAATCAAACAATTTGAGAAGGATCCAGATGTCAATCAGGAACATTTGGATACGATTAAAAGCGAAATGTTTGGTGATTTCTTACAAGGTTTAAATTCGCTTGAGTATAGTGCCACTCAGTTTGAATATTTTTCAGACGGTAGCACTTCTTATGATCTTCCAAAGATTTTACAAGGTATTAGTTTACAAGATATCATCAAATTAGGGCGTCAGTTCATCGACCAGGCTGAGATGGTTGACTATATGATTTTTCAAAAGTAG
- the pgsA gene encoding CDP-diacylglycerol--glycerol-3-phosphate 3-phosphatidyltransferase has protein sequence MKKENIPNALTLIRVVMIPIFIAILSLSHSYLGHIVAAVIFAIASITDYLDGFLARKWNVVSNFGKFADPMADKLLVMSAFIMMIELKMVPAWIAAVIICRELAVTGLRLLLVETGGTVLAAAMPGKIKTFSQMFAIIFLLCHWTLPGQVLLYIALIFTIYSGYDYFKGSSYLFKDTFK, from the coding sequence ATGAAAAAAGAAAATATTCCTAATGCATTGACATTAATTCGGGTTGTAATGATTCCTATTTTTATTGCTATTTTAAGTTTAAGTCACTCTTACTTAGGACATATTGTAGCGGCAGTTATTTTTGCAATTGCTAGTATTACAGATTATTTAGATGGCTTTCTTGCACGTAAATGGAATGTAGTGAGTAATTTTGGTAAATTTGCCGATCCAATGGCAGATAAATTATTGGTCATGTCAGCCTTTATCATGATGATTGAATTAAAAATGGTTCCTGCTTGGATTGCAGCCGTTATCATTTGTCGTGAGTTAGCTGTTACTGGTTTGCGTCTTCTACTTGTTGAGACAGGTGGTACAGTTCTTGCTGCAGCCATGCCAGGAAAAATTAAAACCTTTAGCCAAATGTTTGCCATTATCTTTTTGCTTTGCCATTGGACACTTCCAGGGCAAGTGTTGCTTTATATTGCATTGATTTTCACAATTTATTCTGGTTACGACTACTTTAAGGGAAGTAGCTATCTCTTTAAAGACACATTTAAATAA